The DNA window cagtattcttgcctggagaattcttgtcccatggacagaggaacctggagggctatagtctatagggtcacaaaagactaggacatgattgagcaactgagtacatgtATTAAGAGCTTACTGTATGCCAAGCACTCCTCCAGTGTTAAGGGTACAACAGTGAACATAAAACTCTCTGCTCTCAAAGGGCTTACACTTGAGTGTGTGGGGTGAGGGTGCAGGGGTGAGAGTGCAGCAGAAGAGTATtggtaataaaaaataagtagGTAAAACAGACAGTAGGTCGGATAGGAATAAGGGCCTTCAAGGTAAATGAATCAGGGTAGGGGGACAGGAAATGTTAGAAGGTTTTAGGCACAACTGAACAGTGTTGCCGGGTTGTTCTCTTTGAAGAGCTCACTTCTTGAGTTGAGACCTGAAGTGACAGAAAGGCAGTGAGCCTTTGAGTCAGAGGGAGAAGGACGTGCAAAGACCTCGAGGCAGCCTGGAAAGGAGGCCAGTGAGACTGGAGCAGAGGGAGTGCATGGGAGATGGTTGGAGAGGAAACCCGAGGCTAGACATTTtaaggactttggcttttactctaGGTGATACTGAGGAGGTGGAACAAAGGACAGACATGGTCTGACTTACATGTATAAAGGATGCCTCTCTTTTGGGAATAGAAGATAGTGGAGAGTAGAAATAGGGACACCAGTTAGGTGATTATTGCAATAACTGAGGCTCTGCTGCACTAGGGTGGCAATAGTGGAGGTGATAAGTGGACAGAGTTTTGGCATGTTTTGGAGGCATAGGTGCAGAGCTGTTGCTGCTGGACTGTATGTGAGGCATGAGAAAAAGGGAGCAGGCAGGGATGACATGAAGGTTTTAGGCCTGAAGCAGTCATTTACTGAGAAGAGGAGGTGCTGGTTGGATGGTGGTGGGGTGGAGTTCAGCTGGGACATGTTAAGTTTGAAATGCTTACTAAGCATCCAAATGGGATTGCTAATTAAACAACTGATATATGAGTAgggtagaggaaaacatagaagcTGGAAAAATTAATTTGAGAGCCATTAGCATacaggtgggagaaggcaatggcaccccactccagtactcttgcctggaaaatcccatggatggaggagcctggtaggctacagtccatgggttcgctaagagtcagacacgactgagtgactttactttcactttccactttcaggcattggagaaggaaatggcaacccactccagtgttcttgcctggagaatcccatggatggagaagcctggtaggctgccaaccatggggtcacacagagtcagacacgactgaagtgacttagcagcagcagccccagcatacaggttctaactgttgcttcttgatttgactgcctacagatttctcaggaggcaggtgggttggttcccatctctttaagaattttccgtagtttgttgtgatccacacagtcaaaggctttggcatagtcaagaaagtagatgtttttctggaactctcttgctttttcaatgatccaatggatgttagcaatttgatctctggttcctctgccttttctaaatccagcgtgaacatacctgcctcctgagagatctgtatgcaggtcaagaaacaacagtcagaaatgaacatggaacaatagactggttcaaaattgggaaaggagtacattaaagttgtatgttgtcaccctgctcatttaacttatatgcagcgtaaATCAagataacctcagagatgcatcATCATTTGCTCGTCGCCCGGCGGCGGGGGGAGCTACCTCTTCAGCCTCCTCCTTGGAGGGGACGTCACTCCGGCCATCTCTATGACTTTCATCTCAATGGTGGCTGCCACCGGCTTCCTGCCGCTGTCCTCAGCCATCTACAGTCACCTGCTCAGCATCCATGAAACACTCCATGTGCCCATTTCCTAGATCCTGGGGACCCTGCTGTTCATTGCCATCCCCATTGCAGCAGGCGTGGTAATCAAGTCCAAGCTCCCCAAGTTCTCACAGCTGCTACTGCATGTCATCAAGCCCTTCAGCTTTGTGCTGCTCCTGGGTGGCCTCTTCCTGGCCTACCACATGGGGGTCTTCATCCTGGCAGGTGTCAGGCTGCCCATCATGTTGGTGGGCTTCACGGTGCCCCTGGTCGGCCTCCTAGTGGGCTACGGCCTGGCCACATGCCTGAAGCTGCCGGTGGCGCAGCGGCGGACTGTCAGCATCGAGGTTGGGGTGCAGAACAGCCTGCTGGCCTTGGCCATGCTGCAGCTGTCCCTCCGCTGCCTCCAGGCTGACTACACCTCCCAGGCCCCTTTCCTTGTGGCACTTAGCGGCACCTCGGAGATGCTGGCCTTAGTAATTGGCCACTTTATCTATAGCAGCATGTGCACCATTCCCTGAGGCCCCCTGGGTCAAGCTTTCACCAGGCACCCCTAGCCCCCAACCTCCACCAACTGTCCCCACCATTCTTGTGTACCAAAggcctttagaaaaaaaaaatggcagaaaacaaagaagagctaaagagcctcttgatgaaag is part of the Bubalus kerabau isolate K-KA32 ecotype Philippines breed swamp buffalo chromosome 16, PCC_UOA_SB_1v2, whole genome shotgun sequence genome and encodes:
- the LOC129630294 gene encoding LOW QUALITY PROTEIN: P3 protein-like (The sequence of the model RefSeq protein was modified relative to this genomic sequence to represent the inferred CDS: substituted 1 base at 1 genomic stop codon), with product MIVNKRMETSQRKRCLLKENLHLAGILGAISQKGMYRGKMLNVDPNMERSMTKLPLQLFLILSLTNALARLIQQNQQDKDVVCHNPSLFSVHVEGSSNTQYLDYFNSYDPHFCTEINNSCRLPYYHLELLHLCIIICSSPGGGGSYLFSLLLGGDVTPAISMTFISMVAATGFLPLSSAIYSHLLSIHETLHVPISXILGTLLFIAIPIAAGVVIKSKLPKFSQLLLHVIKPFSFVLLLGGLFLAYHMGVFILAGVRLPIMLVGFTVPLVGLLVGYGLATCLKLPVAQRRTVSIEVGVQNSLLALAMLQLSLRCLQADYTSQAPFLVALSGTSEMLALVIGHFIYSSMCTIP